A portion of the Bombus pascuorum chromosome 8, iyBomPasc1.1, whole genome shotgun sequence genome contains these proteins:
- the LOC132909431 gene encoding cell adhesion molecule Dscam2 isoform X4, with protein MWRDPPGGGCNIPTYLTTMLLLALLALTNVACAEDESMGPVFVKEPPNRVDFSNGTGAVVECQARGNPQPDIIWVRADGSAVGDVPGLRQVLPNGNLVFPPFRAEDYRQEVHAQVYSCLARSPAGSVHSRDVNVRAVVQQFYETRVIDEFVLRGNTATLKCLVPSFVADFVDVIEWLAVEDGSTYSANSQEEKDGKYLVLPSGELHIRDVGPEDGYKTYQCRTKHRLTGETRLSATKGRLVITEPRGSVRPNVRDKEVTGLKWDILVDRTVGLPCPVQGFPAPTFRWYKFIEGSSRRQPVQLNERVRQVSGTLIIREARVEDSGKYLCIVNNSVGGESVETVLTVTAPLAAEIEPNTQTIDFGRPATFTCNVRGNPIKTISWLKDGKPLGLEEPVLRIDSVKKEDKGMYQCFVRNDQESAQATAELKLGGRFEPPQIRQAFAEETLQPGPSMFLKCVASGNPTPEITWELDGKRLSNTERLQVGQYVTVNGDVVSHLNISSIHTNDGGLYKCIAASKVGSAEHSARLNVYGLPFIRHMDKKAIVAGETLRVTCPVAGYPIESIVWERDTRVLPINRKQKVFPNGTLIIENVERMSDQATYTCVARNAQGYSARGTLEVQVMVGPQLAPFTFGDEAANAGDMATVQCAVIKGDLPVKIVWSLNGRSIDVGRVSGDHSYDIPDIVVTRSSKRISTLTIDSVAARHAGDYSCTAINAAGSATHTSVLSVNVPPRWILEPTDKAFAQGSDARVECKADGFPKPQVTWKKAAGDTPGDYTDLKLSNPDISVEDGTLSINNIQKTNEGYYLCEAVNGIGAGLSAVIFISVQAPPHFEIKLKNQTARRGEPAVLQCEAQGEKPIGILWNMNNKRLDPKSDSRYTIREEILANGVLSDLSIKRTERSDSALFTCVATNAFGSDDTSINMIVQEVPEVPYGLKVLDKSGRSVQLSWAAPYDGNSPIKRYVIEYKISKGSWETDIDRVLVPGSQQNVAGVFNLRPATTYHLRIVAENEIGASDPSDTVTIITAEEAPSGPPTSVRVDALDQHTLKVTWKPPPREDWNGEILGYYVGYKLSSSSDYIYETVDFSKEDGKEHHLQIMNLKTYTQYSVVVQAFNKVGSGPMSEERRQHTAEGVPEQPPHDTTCTTLTSQTIRVSWMSPPLSAANGVITGYKVIYGPSDTWYDENTKDTKITSSSETILHGLKKYTNYTMQVLAFTSGGDGVKSAPIHCQTEQDAPEAPIAIKALVMSAESILVSWRPPSQPNGVITQYIVYTKADNAEEPTSQKVPPNQLTHEASGLDKQRRYDFWVTASTNIGEGEASKIVALAPSVRVPAKIASFDDKFTATYKEDVKLPCLAVGVPAPEVTWKVRGAVLQSSDRLRQLPEGSLFIKEVDRTDAGEYSCYVENSFGHDTVTHQLIVHAPPHSPQVTLTATTTNSLTMKLRPHPADNAPIHGYTIHYKPEFGDWETAQISSTAQKYTLENLWCGSRYQIYVTAYNGIGTGDPSDMLNTRTKGSKPIIPEAARFIEVSTNSITLHLSAWSDGGCPMLYFVVEHKKKHQQEWNQVSNNVKPGGNFVVLDLDPASWYHLRVTAHNNAGFAVAEYEFATLTVTGGTIAPPVRNSGNDNTDVRRYFPWLPSWLDVNVVVPVGATVIVIIVGIVVICVALSRRTRGPEQTRLRGISSADEKYYEGQYDVVYQQTGVGGATLDKRRPDLRDELGYIAPPNRKLPPVPGSNYNTCDRIKRGTVISGTGSIRSHSTWDPRRHMYEELNHCAPNRRCPPPPRMGSAEALSHRGMEDEICPYATFHLLGFREEMDPSKAMQFQTFPHPGNGHSGTMGPPVGHPTNASAHSRSGSQSMPRQNGRYSRVPSQGGGSGTHNVFSPEYDDPANCAPEEDQYGSQYGQYGAPYDHYGSRGSVGRRSVGSARNIPVSGSPEPPPPPPRNHDQNNSSFNDSKESNEISEAECDRDQLVNRNYGVNARGKDGMTTEEMRKLIERNEAPSRQTGAGHGGHGGLLTPYDTVAV; from the exons ATGGAAAATACCTGGTACTGCCTTCTGGAGAACTTCACATTCGCGATGTCGGACCCGAAGACGGATACAAGACCTATCAATGCCGCACCAAGCATAGACTCACCGGAGAAACAAGATTATCTGCCACCAAGGGACGTCTCGTCATTACCG AGCCACGGGGTAGTGTGCGCCCAAACGTACGGGACAAGGAAGTGACTGGGCTGAAATGGGACATCCTAGTCGATCGAACGGTGGGTCTGCCGTGTCCTGTTCAAGGTTTTCCAGCCCCCACGTTCAG ATGGTACAAGTTCATCGAAGGCTCCTCTCGTCGTCAACCTGTCCAACTCAATGAGCGCGTTCGTCAAGTTAGCGGAACACTGATCATTCGTGAGGCTCGTGTCGAAGATTCTGGCAAATATCTGTGCATCGTGAACAACTCCGTCGGCGGTGAAAGCGTGGAGACCGTGTTGACTGTAACAGCACCATTGGCAGCGGAAATCGAACCTAACACACAGACTATCGACTTTGGAAGACCAGCTACTTTCACGTGCAACGTCAGAGGAAATCCGATCAAGACTATCTCCTGGCTGAAGGATGGCAAACCCCTTGGACTGGAAGAACCCGTGCTCAGAATCGACAGCGTCAAGAAGGAGGATAAGGGAATGTACCAATGTTTTGTTAGAAACGATCAAGAAAGCGCTCAGGCAACCGCTGAACTGAAACTTGGTGGACGAT TCGAACCCCCGCAGATTCGCCAGGCCTTCGCCGAGGAGACTCTTCAACCTGGACCCAGCATGTTCCTCAAGTGTGTCGCCAGCGGAAACCCAACTCCTGAGATCACCTGGGAACTCGATGGCAAACGGCTATCCAACACTGAGAGGCTTCAAGTAGGACAATACGTTACGGTGAACGGCGACGTGGTTTCTCATTTGAACATCTCCAGCATTCATACAAACGACGGTGGACTCTACAAATGCATTGCCGCTTCAAAG GTTGGATCCGCTGAACATTCTGCGCGTCTTAATGTCTATGGTCTGCCCTTCATTCGTCACATGGACAAAAAGGCTATCGTTGCTGGTGAAACTCTTCGCGTGACCTGTCCAGTAGCCGGATATCCGATCGAAAGCATCGTATGGGAGAGAGACACCAGAGTTTTGCCGATCAACAGGAAACAGAAGGTCTTCCCTAATGGCACGCTTATCATTGAGAACGTCGAGAGAATGAGCGATCAGGCTACTTACACCTGTGTTGCACGCAACGCTCAAGGCTACAGCGCAAGGGGAACATTGGAAGTTCAAGTTATGG TAGGACCGCAGTTAGCGCCGTTCACGTTCGGTGACGAGGCTGCCAACGCGGGAGATATGGCCACCGTTCAGTGCGCCGTGATCAAAGGCGATTTGCCGGTGAAGATCGTGTGGTCACTGAACGGTAGGTCTATCGATGTCGGACGCGTGTCCGGTGACCACAGTTACGACATTCCTGACATCGTCGTGACCAGAAGTAGTAAACGGATCAGCACCCTGACGATAGACTCGGTAGCCGCAAGACATGCGGGCGACTACTCGTGCACCGCGATCAACGCAGCCGGATCCGCTACGCACACGTCGGTTCTGTCAGTGAACG TACCTCCCCGCTGGATTCTGGAACCCACCGATAAGGCATTTGCTCAAGGCTCTGATGCACGTGTTGAATGTAAAGCTGATGGTTTCCCCAAGCCCCAAGTCACATGGAAGAAAGCTGCTG gAGATACACCGGGCGATTATACCGACTTGAAACTGAGCAACCCAGATATCAGCGTTGAGGATGGAACTCTgtcaattaataatattcagaaGACGAACGAAGGCTACTATCTGTGCGAGGCTGTAAATGGAATTGGCGCAGGACTTTCGGCTGTTATCTTCATCTCCGTTCAGG CACCACCCCACTTTGAGATCAAACTGAAGAACCAGACAGCACGACGTGGAGAACCTGCTGTACTGCAATGCGAGGCTCAAGGCGAAAAACCAATTGGTATTTTATGGAACATGAACAACAAGAGACTGGACCCGAAGAGCGATTCTCGTTACACCATCCGCGAAGAGATTTTGGCTAACGGTGTACTGTCTGATCTGAGCATCAAGAGAACTGAGAGAAGCGACTCTGCCCTTTTCACCTGCGTTGCCACCAATGCCTTTGGAAGCGATGACACCAGCATCAACATGATTGTACAAG AGGTTCCTGAAGTACCATACGGCTTGAAGGTATTAGACAAATCCGGACGATCGGTTCAATTATCCTGGGCAGCACCATACGACGGAAACAGCCCCATAAAACGCTATGTCATTGAATACAAAATCAGCAAAGGCTCTTGGGAAACTGACATTGACAGAGTACTGGTACCCGGATCGCAACAGAACGTAGCTGGCGTTTTCAACCTGAGACCTGCCACCACATATCACCTGAGAATTGTTGCTGAGAATGAAATTGGTGCATCCGACCCGTCTGATACTGTTACAATTATCACTGCCGAAGAAGCTCCTAGCGGACCACCAACCTCTGTTCGCGTTGACGCTCTTGACCAGCACACTCTTAAG GTAACATGGAAACCACCCCCACGCGAAGACTGGAACGGTGAGATTCTTGGATACTACGTTGGCTACAAACTCTCTTCCTCCTCTGACTACATTTACGAAACCGTTGACTTCTCGAAGGAAGATGGAAAGGAACACCACTTGCAAATCATGAATCTGAAGACCTATACTCAATACAGCGTTGTTGTTCAAGCGTTTAACAAAGTTGGATCGGGACCAATGAGCGAGGAACGAAGACAACACACCGCCGAAGGAGTACCTGAACAACCCCCTCATGACACTACTTGCACCACCTTGACTTCCCAGACTATCAGAGTTTCCTGGATGTCACCGCCTCTTAGCGCCGCCAATGGAGTCATCACCGGATACAAG GTTATTTACGGACCATCTGACACCTGGTACGATGAGAACACCAAGGACACCAAGATCACCTCCTCCAGCGAGACCATCTTACACGGACTGAAGAAATACACCAACTACACTATGCAGGTTCTGGCTTTTACTTCTGGCGGCGATGGAGTTAAATCTGCACCTATTCACTGCCAAACGGAACAAGACG CTCCTGAAGCACCTATCGCGATCAAGGCTCTGGTTATGTCAGCTGAATCGATTCTTGTCTCGTGGCGCCCACCAAGCCAACCGAATGGAGTTATCACCCAGTATATCGTTTACACCAAGGCAGACAACGCAGAGGAACCAACTAGCCAGAAAGTACCACCGAATCAACTGACTCACGAGGCATCTGGATTGGACAAACAACGTAGATATGACTTCTGGGTAACTGCTAGTACCAACATTGGCGAAGGAGAGGCTTCAAAGATCGTGGCATTGGCACCAAGCGTTCGAG TACCGGCAAAGATCGCATCGTTTGACGACAAATTCACTGCTACCTACAAGGAAGATGTTAAATTACCCTGCCTGGCTGTCGGAGTACCTGCACCGGAAGTTACATGGAAAGTACGTGGCGCCGTTCTTCAATCTAGCGACAGACTGCGACAACTGCCCGAGGGATCTCTGTTCATCAAGGAAGTCGATCGCACCGATGCTGGAGAATACTCTTGTTATGTTGAGAACTCGTTTGGCCATGATACCGTTACTCACCAACTGATCGTTCACG CTCCCCCACACTCACCGCAAGTTACTCTTACTGCTACGACCACCAACTCGTTGACGATGAAACTGAGACCTCACCCTGCCGATAATGCTCCGATCCATGGATACACGATTCACTACAAACCAGAATTCGGCGATTGGGAAACTGCACAAATTAGCTCTACTGCTCAGAAATATACTCTTGAAAATCTGTGGTGTGGCTCAAGATACCAGATTTACGTTACTGCATATAACGG AATTGGAACCGGCGATCCTTCTGACATGCTCAACACACGTACCAAGGGCTCGAAACCGATTATTCCTGAAGCGGCTAGATTCATCGAAGTTTCCACGAATAGCATCACCCTTCATCTGAGCGCCTGGTCCGACGGTGGCTGCCCAATGCTCTACTTCGTCGTCGAACATAAGAAGAA GCACCAACAGGAATGGAATCAAGTCTCGAACAATGTGAAACCCGGTGGAAACTTTGTCGTTTTGGATTTGGACCCTGCTAGCTGGTATCACTTGCGCGTTACTGCTCACAATAATGCTGGTTTCGCTGTAGCCGAGTATGAATTCGCGACACTGACCGTAACCGGAG GTACGATCGCACCCCCTGTACGCAATAGTGGCAACGACAACACGGATGTCAGGCGTTATTTCCCCTGGTTACCTAGCTGGCTCGACGTGAACGTTGTGGTACCGGTGGGAGCTACGGTTATTGTGATTATTGTAGGCATAGTTGTGATTTGCGTCGCGCTGTCTAGGAGAACTCGAGGTCCGGAACAAACACGGCTGCGAGGTATCTCATCAGCCGACGAGAAATATTACGAAGGACAAT ACGATGTGGTATATCAGCAAACTGGAGTTGGCGGAGCTACCCTTGACAAACGCAGGCCCGATCTTCGTGACGAACTTGGATATATCGCCCCACCGAATCGCAAACTGCCCCCTGTTCCTGGCTCAAATTATAACACCTGCGATCGCATCAAGCGAGGTACAGTGATAA GTGGAACAGGCTCGATAAGAAGCCACTCGACGTGGGATCCCAGACGACATATGTACGAAGAATTGAATCATTGCGCACCGAATCGAAGATGTCCACCACCACCCCGTATGGGCAGTGCCGAAGCTCTCTCCCACAGAG GCATGGAGGATGAGATCTGCCCGTATGCTACCTTCCACCTTCTTGGATTCCGCGAAGAAATGGACCCCAGCAAGGCTATGCAATTCCAGACCTTCCCTCACCCTGGCAATGGACACTCTGGTACCATGGGACCACCTGTTGGACATCCTACTAACGCTTCTGCTCACAGCCGCTCTGGATCTCAGTCTATG ccACGTCAAAATGGTCGTTACTCTCGAGTTCCATCCCAAGGAGGTGGCAGCGGAACCCATAACGTCTTCTCTCCTGAATACGATGACCCGGCAAATTGCGCTCCTGAAGAAGATCAATATGGCTCTCAATACGGACAATACGGCGCTCCCTATGATCATTATGGATCTCGTGGCTCTGTTGGACGTCGCAGTGTAGGATCAGCCCGCAATATTCCCGTTTCTGGATCACCCGAACCACCCCCACCACCACCAAGGAACCACGACCAGAACAACTCCAGTTTCAACGACAGCAAAGAAAGCAACGAGATCAGCGAAGCAGAGTGTGATCGCGACCAACTTGTGAACCGCAACTACGGCG tGAATGCTCGCGGCAAGGACGGCATGACCACCGAGGAGATGCGTAAACTCATAGAGAG AAACGAAGCCCCCAGCCGGCAAACCGGCGCCGGCCACGGCGGTCACGGGGGACTCCTCACACCCTACGATACTGTGGCAGTGTAA